In the genome of Caenorhabditis elegans chromosome IV, the window gaaatttttggtctcgaagcgaattagtgaaaaatcaccgtttttcgagtttttttctcatttttttcacaattttttctccaatttcagaTGCGTAACACTGGCTGCCGGAGAAAATATGAATCAAATTCTCCGTACCCTGGAAACTGGCTGTGATATTGTCGTCGGTACCCCATCTCGCGTTTTCGATCTCATTCATACCGGGAAGTTGGCCacaaaaaatctccaattcgTTGTAATCGATGAGATTGATCagtttttggctggaaaaaataattgtgcgCATCAAATCGAGTCCATATTCAGAGTTCTGCCGTTGGTGGCTCAGGATGGAACGAGGCGACAGGTAGgaccccgtaaatctactTCAAACCCTTGTAAATCTACACTAAAAccaccgtaaatctacacagaaACCCTCTTAAATACAcacaaatttccagtaaatttACATAGATAgacccgtaaatctacaaaaaaaatccacgtaaatctacacaaaaatccccgtaaatccacacaaacACCCGTAAATCCACATAAAATCATCCGTAAACCCACCCAAAAACTCCCTTAAATCCACATAGAAAgcctcgtaaatctacacaaaaatccccgtaaatccacataaaaatccccgtaaatctacaaaagaTCCACGTAAATCCACACTAACaatcccgtaaatctacacaaaaatcCGTAAATTTACACAGATAGTTCCGTAAATCCACATAGAAaaccccgtaaatctacacgaaAATCTCCCGTAAATCCACAACCATGGAAAAAGTTACGAATCGTACCATAAATTCACATGAAAaccccgtaaatccacacaagaATCCCTGTAAATCTACACAGGacccccgtaaatctacacaaaaatcCCCGTAAATCCACATAAAAGTCCCCGTAAATCCACATAAAAACCCTTGTAAATCTCCATAGAaagctccgtaaatctacactaaAACCACCGTAAATCCACATAAAAACCCCgtaaatccacaaaaaaaatccccgtAAATCTATACAAAAACCCTTGTAAATCTCCATAGAaagctccgtaaatctacactaaaaccaccgtaaatcgacataaaaacccgccgtaaatctacactaaAACCACCGTAAACCGACATAAAAAcccgccgtaaatctacactaaaaccaccgtaaatcgacataaaaacccgccgtaaatctacacggAAAACCCACTAAATCCACACAAAAATCCCCGTGAATCTACACAAAAACCatgtaaatctacacaaaaactcccgtaaatccacacaaatTTCCAGGTGATCGCGTGCTCGGCAACTCTTCACAATTTCGAAGTCTGCCGTTTCGCAGACCGTCACATGTCATTTCCCCAATGGATTGATCTAAAAGGAGCAGATTGTGTGTCTGCAGACGTACATCATGTCGTCTGTCATGTTGATGCTTCTGAAGACAAACAATGGATCCGTCAGATGCATCAGCAGGTCCATCTTGAAGATGATCACGTACACGATGGAGATCAAATTCGCCCGGGAACCACTGACAAGGACACGATATCGCTAGGAACTAAGATTCTCAAGGGGATCTATGTTGTCCGAGCAATTCACGCACTTCAAATGGACAAGGCCATCGTCTTTTGCCGAACAAAACAACAGTGCGATCATATGGAACACTTTCTTCAGCAGAATAgtatggaaattttgaaatttcaaatttaaaaatgcgaaattcgAGTTCTCCATAGCCACATTAGTTAATCACACAAAGTTTCAGAGCTCTAGCTCGAAATTgcgtgaaattcggtgtttgcgtacttttggtgctacagtaacccggaaagtttcaaaatagaGCTGCAAGCTTCTAGTTTTCTGATTCTAGACCTAAATTTGACGGagattctgaattttctcttgaaaattataaatttctaatttgaCAACGAGTTGCGACCAATTTTCTTCACAAACTTTCGAGAAAAACTAggattttgttaattttccctaatttttcatgaaatttttgaggtcTCCAGACCTAGATTAGTCagtcccaaaattttcagaactctagctcaaaattgcgtcaaattcggtgttttaaggtacggtagtcggtgtttgcgtacttttggggctacagtaacccaaaaattcgaaatttgaccTAGCGGTTTCTAGTCTATTGAGCGTAGACCCAAATTTTGCGGAGATCTCGATTTTCGATATAATTTACGTGAAAAAATCCgttgaaatctcaaaaatcccatttttccgCAGATCTCTCGGCTGCCTGCCTTCACGGTGACCGATCGGCTGAAGAACGTCAAAGTTCACTGGAAGGTTTCAAGAAAGGCATTATTCGATTCCTGGTATGCTCCGATGTGGTGGCTCGTGGCCTCGATGTTCAAGGAGTGCCTTTTGGTaagttttcaagtgtttccggcgattttaggcaattttcaGTGTCAAATTCGAGTTCCTCGTAGATTTTTACGCTTATATCGTAATTTCCCGTGCTCTAGCTTAAAATTGCGTCAAATTCGGTGTTTCggggttacggtagtcggtgtttgcgtacttttggggctacagtaaccccgaaATTTCGAAGTTGAGCTAGAGACTTCTACTTTTAGGAATTCAGAGCGAAATTTGACAAGGATTTCGATTTtgaactcgaattttttaaaatatcagtCTGGACAGGattttcagacgaaaaaatttctgaaaaaaattaattttttttttcaaaaatttcaaaaataaattttaatttttttttcagtaatcagTGTGACTCTGCCGGATGAGAAATCAATGTACGTACATCGTATCGGACGTGTTGGACGCGCCGAACGTATGGGATTATCGATTAGTTTGGTATCGGAGTACGAGGAGAAAGCATGGTATCACAAATGTCGGAGCCGAGGAGTCAATTGCACGAATACTAAGGATATTTCGAAAGGAGGATGCACAATATGGCTCCAGGAGAAAaaagtactgaaaatttgatggaaaatggaatattttgaaaaaaaaagtttttttcggaaattttgagaagaaaaaaactttttctgcccaaaaattgatcttttttttgctgaaattttttttttaagtttcagcttaaaatttgaacatttcaccaaaaaatcgaattttttgaccaaaaaattaataatttttttgaattttcgtccaaaaaatgttggattttcaccgaaaaaatggcctattttcgttcgaaaaatgtttattttcgactcaaaaatcccaattttcgtccaaaaaagttgaagttttcggcaaatattattttttgaccgaaaaattcaaactttcacctaaaaacttcaaattttcgcagaaaaattcaaattttcctccaATCCCCCGTAACTTCAGATGCTGGGAGAAATCGAAGAGCATCTCGGAGCCACAATTTCCACAGTTGACAGTGATTTCAACGTTCCAGTCGATGAATTTGACGGAAAAGTGGTTTACGGCGAACGGCGTACCGGCGGAGCCAATTTCGATACTCATGTGCTCCAATTGGCATCTTCAGCTTCACAATTGGCGGatttagaaacaaaaatgcAGTTGGAATATCTTAATAATAATCgacatgtttttgaaattcattccATGTGATTTTCTACCTTTCTgttggaattttcgaaaaaaaaacatttattttttcaaatttcgaataaaacgtattttctttttccatttttcattgcAATTTATGGACtcagctcaccgagagctttaaaataagtataatcatgacctagtTTGCTCCAGCATGTAATAagttgggtcccaccacgaaaactacagtaatcccagagttttcgtggcgagacccaattttcttcaaacttgAGCAAAGCACGCCGTGCTTACAGTTAAGTTAAAGCTTATAATGCAAGGAATCTAcaaatagtacaaaaacactgaaatttaataatttagagggtttttttctcgaaaattggtttttttttcagatttttttgtaaatcccatttttgaacattctttATAAtcagctcaccgagagcttGAAAATAAGTATAATAACGACCTACTCTCCTTGATATTAAGAAAAGTTGGGTCCCACCGcgaaatctacagtaacccgtaggttttcgtgtcgagacccaactttcttcaaatttgagcaaagtagatcatgattatacttattttgaagctctcagtCGGCTagatatcaaaatttgaatggaaatttgaaatttttggaattcaacagaatttggaaaaaaaaatttttttgattttgtttctgaaatttacaaGCTTTTCTGTAActttcaactttgaaaaacttcgCATGAACAATTTTCATGCTTACTTTTTACAATTTCGGAACATTTTCGTGTCCCACAGCGAAAGCTACAGTACCAATTGgcggttttcgtggcgggacccaaaaattttcaaaatcgagAGAAGTAGGTCTTGATTATActttatacttaaattgaagctatTGGTGAgctaaatctgaaaaattaatagcaaaatgctgaaaattcataacttgTGTCTTTTGGTGAAAAGAAAGTTTTctgggaattaaaaaaaaattttttggaactctATTCTACTTTCAATTCCAAATCCAATGTGCAGTCATAATCAGTAAggctcgaaaaaaatttaaaaaatacacagaaaatttcttaaatattaggaaaaacaattttttcaaaattcacgaaaaaaaaatttagaaaacgtTTCCGAATTTATACAATATGtctataattttgaatttgcagTACTTACTACAGTACTCCCTGGGGAGTTTCGTGGTGTGACCcgattttctttgaattaGAGGAAAATTGATGCTTTCGTTAAGCTGAGTATAAAAATGATAACTTTTCAGATTAactttagaagaaaaaattctggaaaaaaaatgttttggaaaaaaattgttttttttttcaaattttactaaaactcaaaataatcagtgaatttacatttatctcaccgagagcttcaaaatacgTTTAATCATAGCATATTTTgcttgaatttgaagaaatttgggtcccgccacgaaatcaTCGAGGTTACCGTAgccttcgtggcgagacccaacttttttctaaattgagcaaagtaggtcatgattatacttaaattaaaGCTCTCAATGACTtgagttcaattttaaacttgattaagTTTCATCTGAAGTATTAAAAATAActataactgaaatttttttttgttttaatagtaagttttttttaaatttaatttttttcatcaatcaatattcaataatcaattatcaatttcttcattttaatatatttttgttgtttttaacgCAATTTTATTGTCACACTCggcataaaaaattgtttacacagaaaacaaaattcagttttttttttcaaaaaatcgcaaaatgtTCCCACACATTTTCGAAACAaatcaaacaacaaaaaccaGTTTTCCACAAGGAATCCATCAATTTCTCActattttcttatcaaattccgtgtttttctcaattgttttgttttttttcgctcTTCCTTATCCTCCaggaattttcagttgaaaattggaaaattggctgagtagcggcTCAGGTAGAGCTTCCAAgatgatttttgtaaatttttaattctatatTTGAAGTCTACTCTAGAAATTACATATATCCCTACATTTTCAGCTTCGTATCTCAACTTCCACgtattggctgagtagcgacccaGCTGCAGTGTGGGGATACGGAGTTTTGTCAGTTCGAGTGGgaaatggctgaaatttttgggtcaGATAGATTGTAACatgctgaatttgaaaataataatgaaaatattcaaaaactcaaaaatttgagaaagaaaTCAGAAGAAAAGTAAAGTAATTCAACTCTGTGACACTAAAAATCAAGAttctatttcaaatttaaagttttctttttttaaaatttcagcatcaCTTTCATATTCTACACAAataactatatatatatatctaaaagttttcagctacgcattccaattttcacatattttctgAGTAGCGACCTAATACACTGGGGATACGgagttttgtcagttttagtggtgattggctgaaaaataaaatttttgaaattattgggtaaaatgttaaaaaataacccaattacaaaatttggaaaacaccaaaatttccaaatttttttccaataaaaaataaatttggattttttttgacaaacatttttttataaattttctgccgttttccacaaaatttccaacattcgtgtttaaaattaaattctagttatttttcttaaataccccaaaaatttcagctccgTATCCTAATTTTAACACATTCGCTGAGTAGCGACCTAAAGCAGTATGGGGATACGGTGATTTGTTGGTTTTACTATTAGTGGTAAATagctgaacatttttcttagaaaatgtgaatttttagtaaaaaaatcaaaattatcacGAAATTTTAATGGGAacattatttttggcaaaacgatttttttttcaaaaaaatttccagaaaagacaaaaattttccaatattttttaaagtcagtTACATTCAATTTCCGCATTAACTCCTATCACCGTTATCACCGCACCGCAAGTTGCGTCCCGCAACCCCATACACCACCTCCCAGCTCCCCTGCCAATGCAAACGCGCTCGAATGCAAATTAGggttctctgcgtctccacaGCAGGTTATGATGGCGTTTCGTAAGTATTCATCTCACGATTTGACATTGTTTCTATTGATTCTTGATTTTATGCGAGAAACCTGAgattttcatgtgaaaatcatggaaaacctggattttttaaactgaaaattggttttttaatcgaaaattaacgaaaatccagtttttattctggaattttccaaaaaaaaaaagtatttaacaTGAATAGTTacatttgatttattttgtgcaatgctttaaaaaaattcctgcaaaacaatttgttaaaaaaatattagacaaaactctaaaaaaatttttttttttgcatttctcccactttatttatttttaacgcACAGTCTGAattattttatcgatttcctcctaaaatttccaaaatttacttcaatttttccagatttttcgcCGAAGAATCTCCTTGGCCCCAGCTCACTGATATTTCGGGTTTTTTTCGGAGGATTTTTATACGctaagtaagtttttttttgctaaattgtGTTTTGTCCTGATACgtgtcaattgaaaaaaaaaatttcaaaaaatctggcaaaaatagtttttcaaaatttcaaattttaagactTTCAGCAtccaaatttataatttatgtTGTTTAATACGAGCataccaaaaattttggaaatttcccaTCAAAACTGACGAAACTCCGTATCGTCCACACTGTAGCTAGGTCGCTGCTCTgccaatttgtgaaaattatcaaaaatagtCAGAGTTTGTctaaagctcaaaatttcggCACATTCTAGCAATTTTTGAGGTGTTTCcggtaacttttttaaaatttcgatatAATCTTCAAATTCCACACAATTTAATACGTATATCCCGAAACTTTCAGCTCCGtacctcaattttcaaatattggctgagtagcgacttaAAACACTTGGGATACGgagttttgtcagtttttgtgggaaatggctgaaaattttgggtcagATAGACAAAAACGTGCTGAATTTGAGAATAAcagtaaaaatattaaaaaactaaaaaatggagaaaaataaggagaaaaagaaaaccaacTCTGTGCCACCAAAAACCAAGATTccacttgaatttttcagttttctaaaacatttttccaatattttaatattaactTCAAATTCTACACAAATTAATATCTATATCCCGAAGTTTTCAGACCCGTATCTCAATTTCCACATATTGGCTGAATAGCGACCCAATACAGTGTGGGGGATACGgagttttgtcagttttagtgggaatttgctgaaaatttagttacTTGGAAATCGAAATactccaaattcaaaaactaaacaaaGATTTGATACCGCCAGTGTTTTGCCCGCAAATCGCCTAATTTTTGCCGCCTCAGCTAATTTTTCACTACCAAACTAAACCAATCATACTAAAATCGAATATTCGCATGAAAGTTGTCCTGCTTCAGTTTCCCTACTATATGTCTAATCCTCTCACCCTCTAATCACTTTCAGCGTGAAGCTTGAAGCTCCCGAAGCACAAAAATCAACACGTGGCTCGTTTTTCAGCAGAATTGGGTGCTGTCTGTCAACGAAAAGTAGTCCAGCGGAGAAGATAAAGCCGCCGGACGAAATTATGGCTTTTCATGAGTATCCTGTTACTCAGGACTATCGAATTAGTCGGAAGGTAggggaaaattgagattttggatgttttttttttgaattagaaaTTTAGAGGATATTtatacattaatttttttcttgaaaaagacTTGAAAACCTCCGAAAAAGGACTAGGGTCTTCCTAGTTTTAAGACTGCTTtagagaaaaactgaattatctcagaaactaaaaaagatttcgaaaaattttaactaataaGTTGtgccaaattaaattttcaaaattttattagttCACAGTTTTTAAATAGCTTCAAAACTCGGTGAGCtacaagaatttttaaatcaaaactaTTTGTTCCAACTTGCCAACttgctagaaaaaagttttcaacaaaaacatattaaaattacatttttcatattttgtaaGTTAACAGTGTGTAGATATTAGGGCTTTTATTATAGACAGGCGTGGTATGAGGGCCTGCCTGTAACCTGCCCGCCTACCTTTCGCTTCTTTTCTGCACTTTGTCGTAAAGTTTACAGTTTACATTTCAAATCttcattttgttgaaaatcaaattaagaaatgaaaaaaaaagttaaggtATGTTTTAGCATAAAGCGCGTATTGAGGCGAGAGCTAGGCGGAGGTCGTTTTGAGGTCAGGCAGGTAGGCGTTTTAACGCCTACATGAAAGCTCTCCAACTAActaatgttcttttttttacagGTTCTCGGCGTAGGAATCA includes:
- the Y55F3BR.1 gene encoding ATP-dependent RNA helicase DDX1 (Confirmed by transcript evidence), whose product is MTAFEEFGIIPELSDALSSLNWTLPTAVQSEAIPAILGGADALIAAETGSGKTGAFSLPIAQIVWERRKSAEKSQNSGQKPENSREFQLNREDRDVSLQIDKTGLNCESRVAKEWHGARATAGLYGNGKYYYEVTVTRDGLCRVGWATLSGSLKIGTDFESFGYGGTGKKSFGKKFDDYGTSFTTNDVLGCFLDLDELKIWWSKNGVQFPVAYQIDKKFKTAATCLYPAILCQNSGLGVNFGGSAAFKYPPGTQYVAVAQAEDGNLKWWSAAEQLSIDSSTPLCVILEPTRELVQQTFQNIQTFASVLDSPKIRCVTLAAGENMNQILRTLETGCDIVVGTPSRVFDLIHTGKLATKNLQFVVIDEIDQFLAGKNNCAHQIESIFRVLPLVAQDGTRRQVIACSATLHNFEVCRFADRHMSFPQWIDLKGADCVSADVHHVVCHVDASEDKQWIRQMHQQVHLEDDHVHDGDQIRPGTTDKDTISLGTKILKGIYVVRAIHALQMDKAIVFCRTKQQCDHMEHFLQQNNLSAACLHGDRSAEERQSSLEGFKKGIIRFLVCSDVVARGLDVQGVPFVISVTLPDEKSMYVHRIGRVGRAERMGLSISLVSEYEEKAWYHKCRSRGVNCTNTKDISKGGCTIWLQEKKMLGEIEEHLGATISTVDSDFNVPVDEFDGKVVYGERRTGGANFDTHVLQLASSASQLADLETKMQLEYLNNNRHVFEIHSM